The Streptomyces sp. NBC_00670 genome window below encodes:
- the rpsI gene encoding 30S ribosomal protein S9 translates to MAETTAEQPLEELDIESYTSESEVPVEGEYTSESLSSRFGEPQPAAGLGRRKNAIARVRIIPGTGKWKINGRTLEDYFPNKVHQQEVNEPFKVLELEGRYDVVARIAGGGVSGQAGALRLGVARALNEADVDNNRGPLKKAGFLRRDDRAVERKKAGLKKARKAPQYSKR, encoded by the coding sequence GTGGCCGAGACCACTGCCGAGCAGCCGCTCGAAGAGCTTGACATCGAGAGCTACACCAGCGAGTCCGAGGTGCCCGTCGAGGGCGAGTACACCTCCGAGTCGCTGTCGTCCCGCTTCGGCGAGCCCCAGCCGGCCGCCGGCCTGGGCCGTCGCAAGAACGCCATCGCCCGCGTCCGGATCATCCCGGGCACCGGCAAGTGGAAGATCAACGGTCGCACCCTCGAGGACTACTTCCCGAACAAGGTGCACCAGCAGGAAGTCAACGAGCCCTTCAAGGTGCTCGAGCTCGAGGGCCGCTACGACGTCGTCGCCCGCATCGCCGGCGGCGGTGTCTCCGGCCAGGCCGGTGCGCTCCGTCTCGGTGTCGCCCGCGCGCTGAACGAGGCGGACGTGGACAACAACCGCGGCCCGCTGAAGAAGGCCGGCTTCCTGCGCCGCGACGACCGTGCGGTCGAGCGCAAGAAGGCCGGTCTGAAGAAGGCCCGCAAGGCCCCGCAGTACAGCAAGCGCTAA
- a CDS encoding DUF389 domain-containing protein — translation MLHLRLITPEGRTEDVVRVIEKTVGTTHVVVLPGAARNPAGDVVMCDVAREAGDELIGRLRELGLDDAGSIAVENIDLSLSRRADKAEEDAPGEGADAVLWEQLTEATHEESTLSVTYVAFLTLATMIAACGVVLDNAVLIVGAMAVGPEFGPLAGLSTAIVRRAPRLALRSLVALIAGFAAAMVLTVGFSLLMDALNLFSEAELEGDRPNTGFVYAPDAFSFVVAVLAGIAGTLSLTSAKSGALVGVAISVTTVPAAANAAVALSYGDTHQTAGSTYQLLLNLAGIVLAGTLTLLMQKWLWARTRP, via the coding sequence ATGCTGCATCTGCGCCTGATCACCCCGGAGGGGCGGACCGAGGACGTGGTCCGGGTGATCGAGAAGACCGTCGGGACCACGCATGTCGTGGTGCTCCCGGGAGCCGCCCGCAATCCGGCCGGGGACGTCGTGATGTGCGACGTGGCCCGTGAGGCCGGCGACGAACTCATCGGCCGGCTGCGGGAACTGGGGCTCGACGACGCCGGTTCGATCGCCGTGGAGAACATCGACCTGTCGCTGTCCCGGCGGGCCGACAAGGCCGAGGAGGACGCGCCGGGCGAGGGCGCGGACGCGGTGCTGTGGGAGCAGCTGACCGAGGCCACGCACGAGGAGTCGACGCTCTCCGTCACCTACGTCGCCTTCCTCACCCTGGCGACGATGATCGCGGCGTGCGGTGTCGTCCTGGACAACGCCGTCCTGATCGTCGGCGCGATGGCGGTCGGTCCGGAGTTCGGCCCGCTGGCGGGGCTGTCCACGGCGATCGTGCGCCGCGCCCCGCGCCTGGCGCTGCGTTCCCTCGTCGCCCTGATCGCCGGCTTCGCCGCCGCCATGGTGCTCACCGTCGGCTTCAGCCTGCTGATGGACGCCCTCAACCTGTTCAGCGAGGCCGAGTTGGAGGGCGACCGGCCCAACACCGGGTTCGTGTACGCCCCGGACGCCTTCTCCTTCGTCGTCGCCGTCCTGGCCGGCATCGCGGGCACCCTGTCCCTGACCTCGGCCAAGTCCGGCGCCCTGGTGGGCGTCGCCATCTCCGTCACCACGGTCCCCGCCGCCGCGAACGCCGCCGTCGCCCTGAGCTACGGCGACACCCACCAGACGGCGGGTTCGACCTACCAACTGCTCCTGAACCTGGCGGGCATCGTGCTGGCGGGGACTCTGACCCTGCTCATGCAGAAGTGGCTGTGGGCGCGCACGCGCCCCTGA
- the truA gene encoding tRNA pseudouridine(38-40) synthase TruA encodes MSDEVAAGFVRVRLDLSYDGTAFSGWAKQAGGRRTVQGEIEDALRTVTRSGGVTYELTVAGRTDAGVHARGQVAHVDLPREVWAEHHEKLLKRLAGRLPRDVRVWALREAPAGFNARFSAVWRRYAYRVTDNPGGVDPLLRHHVLWHDWPLDVDAMNEAARGLLGEHDFAAYCKKREGATTIRTLQELSLARGDGGIVTATVRADAFCHNMVRSLIGALLFVGDGHRGPEWPAKVLAAGVRDSAVHVVRPHGLTLEEVGYPADELLAARNREARNRRTLPGTASGAGCC; translated from the coding sequence GTGAGTGACGAAGTTGCTGCCGGGTTCGTGCGCGTCCGCCTTGATCTGTCCTACGACGGGACCGCGTTCTCCGGGTGGGCCAAGCAGGCCGGGGGGCGGCGGACCGTGCAGGGGGAGATCGAGGACGCGCTGCGGACGGTCACCCGGTCCGGCGGGGTGACGTACGAGCTGACGGTCGCCGGGCGGACCGACGCCGGCGTGCACGCGCGCGGGCAGGTCGCGCATGTCGATCTGCCGCGCGAGGTGTGGGCCGAGCACCATGAGAAGCTGCTCAAGCGGCTCGCCGGGCGGCTGCCCAGGGACGTGCGCGTGTGGGCGCTCAGGGAGGCGCCCGCGGGCTTCAACGCGCGGTTCTCGGCGGTCTGGCGCCGGTACGCCTACCGCGTCACCGACAACCCCGGCGGCGTCGACCCGCTGCTGCGCCACCACGTCCTCTGGCACGACTGGCCGCTGGACGTCGACGCCATGAACGAGGCGGCGCGGGGGCTGCTGGGGGAGCACGACTTCGCCGCGTACTGCAAGAAGCGGGAGGGGGCGACCACCATCCGTACCCTCCAGGAGCTGAGTCTGGCGCGCGGTGACGGCGGGATCGTCACCGCGACCGTGCGCGCCGACGCCTTCTGCCACAACATGGTGCGCTCGCTGATCGGCGCGCTGCTGTTCGTGGGGGACGGACACCGGGGGCCCGAGTGGCCGGCCAAGGTGCTCGCGGCGGGCGTACGGGACTCCGCCGTGCACGTCGTACGGCCGCACGGGCTGACGCTGGAGGAAGTCGGCTACCCGGCCGACGAGTTGCTCGCCGCGCGGAACAGGGAGGCGCGCAACCGGCGGACGCTGCCGGGGACGGCGTCCGGCGCCGGCTGCTGCTGA
- the coaA gene encoding type I pantothenate kinase: MPRSAHRSRPEATPYVDLTRTEWSALRDKTPLPLTAEEVEKLRGLGDVIDLDEVRDIYLPLSRLLNLYVGATDTLRGALNTFLGEQGSQSGTPFVIGVAGSVAVGKSTVARLLRALLSRWPEHPRVELVTTDGFLLPTKELQARGLMSRKGFPESYDRRALTRFVADIKAGKNEVTAPVYSHLIYDIVPDERLVVRRPDILIVEGLNVLQPALPGDDGRTRVGLADYFDFSVYVDARTEDIERWYLSRFRKLRETAFQNPSSYFRKYTQVSEEEALDYARTMWRTINKPNLTENIAPTRGRATLILRKGSDHTVQRLSLRKL, from the coding sequence ATGCCCCGGAGCGCCCACCGGTCCCGGCCGGAGGCGACTCCCTACGTCGACCTCACCCGCACGGAGTGGAGCGCGCTGCGCGACAAGACGCCGCTGCCGCTCACCGCCGAGGAGGTCGAAAAGCTGCGCGGCCTCGGCGACGTCATCGACCTCGACGAGGTGCGGGACATCTACCTCCCGCTCTCCCGGCTGCTCAACCTCTACGTCGGCGCCACCGACACCCTGCGCGGCGCCCTCAACACCTTCCTCGGCGAGCAGGGCTCCCAGTCCGGCACCCCGTTCGTCATAGGCGTCGCCGGCTCCGTCGCGGTCGGCAAGTCGACGGTGGCCCGGCTGCTGCGCGCACTGCTCTCCCGCTGGCCCGAGCACCCGCGCGTCGAACTGGTCACCACCGACGGCTTCCTGCTCCCCACCAAGGAGCTCCAGGCCCGCGGCCTGATGTCGCGGAAAGGTTTCCCCGAGTCGTACGACCGCCGCGCGCTCACCCGGTTCGTCGCCGACATCAAGGCCGGCAAGAACGAGGTGACGGCGCCCGTCTACTCGCACCTCATCTACGACATCGTCCCCGACGAGCGGCTCGTCGTACGGCGGCCGGACATCCTGATCGTCGAGGGCCTCAACGTCCTCCAGCCCGCGCTCCCCGGCGACGACGGCCGCACCCGCGTCGGGCTCGCCGACTACTTCGACTTCAGCGTGTACGTCGACGCCCGCACCGAGGACATCGAACGCTGGTACCTCAGCCGGTTCCGCAAACTGCGCGAGACCGCGTTCCAGAACCCCTCCTCGTACTTCCGCAAGTACACCCAGGTCTCGGAGGAGGAGGCCCTGGACTACGCCCGCACGATGTGGCGCACCATCAACAAGCCCAACCTCACGGAGAACATCGCCCCCACCCGCGGCCGCGCCACCCTCATCCTCCGCAAGGGCTCCGACCACACGGTGCAGCGCCTGAGCCTGCGCAAACTCTGA
- a CDS encoding adenylate kinase: protein MRIVLVGPPGAGKGTQAAFLAKNLSIPHISTGDLFRANISSQTELGKLAKSYMDAGNLVPDEVTIGMAKDRMEQSDAAGGFLLDGFPRNVSQAEALDDMLASEGMKLDAVLDLEVPEDEVVKRIAGRRICRKDSSHVFHVTYNPPKAEGVCDACGGELYQRDDDSEETVRTRLEVYHTQTEPIIDYYKAQGLVVTISALGKVEDVTGRAMRALQREGAPQ from the coding sequence ATGCGAATTGTCCTCGTCGGGCCACCCGGGGCCGGGAAGGGAACGCAGGCCGCGTTCCTGGCCAAGAACCTGTCGATCCCGCACATCTCCACGGGCGACCTGTTCCGCGCCAACATCAGCTCCCAGACCGAACTGGGCAAACTCGCGAAATCCTACATGGACGCGGGCAACCTGGTGCCGGACGAGGTCACCATCGGCATGGCCAAGGACCGCATGGAGCAGTCCGACGCGGCCGGTGGCTTCCTGCTCGACGGCTTCCCGCGCAACGTCTCGCAGGCCGAGGCGCTGGACGACATGCTTGCCAGCGAGGGCATGAAGCTGGACGCGGTGCTGGACCTGGAGGTCCCGGAGGACGAGGTCGTCAAGCGCATCGCCGGGCGGCGGATCTGCCGCAAGGACTCCAGCCACGTCTTCCACGTGACGTACAACCCGCCGAAGGCGGAGGGGGTGTGCGACGCGTGCGGGGGCGAGCTGTACCAGCGCGACGACGACTCCGAGGAGACGGTGCGGACGCGGCTGGAGGTCTACCACACGCAGACCGAGCCGATCATCGACTACTACAAGGCGCAGGGGCTCGTGGTGACGATCTCGGCGCTGGGCAAGGTCGAGGACGTGACGGGGCGGGCGATGCGGGCGCTCCAGCGCGAGGGGGCGCCGCAGTAG
- the infA gene encoding translation initiation factor IF-1, translated as MAKKQGAIEIEGTVVESLPNAMFKVELQNGHQVLAHISGKMRMHYIRILPDDRVVVELSPYDLTRGRIVYRYK; from the coding sequence GTGGCCAAGAAGCAAGGTGCCATCGAGATCGAGGGCACTGTCGTCGAGTCTCTTCCGAACGCCATGTTCAAGGTCGAGCTCCAGAACGGCCACCAGGTCCTGGCACACATCAGCGGCAAGATGCGTATGCACTACATCCGCATCCTCCCTGACGACCGGGTCGTGGTGGAGCTGTCTCCGTACGACCTGACGCGTGGCCGGATCGTCTACCGGTACAAGTAG
- the rpsK gene encoding 30S ribosomal protein S11 codes for MPPKGRQGAAKKVRRKEKKNVAHGHAHIKSTFNNTIVSITDPTGNVISWASAGHVGFKGSRKSTPFAAQMAAESAARRAQEHGMRKVDVFVKGPGSGRETAIRSLQATGLEVGSIQDVTPTPHNGCRPPKRRRV; via the coding sequence ATGCCCCCCAAGGGACGTCAGGGCGCTGCCAAGAAGGTGCGCCGCAAGGAAAAGAAGAACGTCGCTCACGGCCACGCGCACATCAAGAGCACGTTCAACAACACCATCGTTTCGATCACCGACCCGACCGGCAACGTGATCTCCTGGGCCTCCGCCGGCCACGTCGGCTTCAAGGGCTCCCGGAAGTCCACGCCGTTCGCCGCGCAGATGGCCGCCGAGTCGGCCGCCCGCCGCGCGCAGGAGCACGGCATGCGCAAGGTCGACGTGTTCGTCAAGGGCCCGGGCTCCGGTCGTGAGACCGCGATCCGTTCCCTGCAGGCCACGGGCCTCGAGGTCGGCTCCATCCAGGACGTCACCCCGACCCCGCACAACGGCTGCCGGCCGCCGAAGCGTCGTCGCGTCTGA
- the rpmJ gene encoding 50S ribosomal protein L36, which produces MKVKPSVKKICDKCRVIRRHGRVMVICENPRHKQRQG; this is translated from the coding sequence ATGAAGGTCAAGCCGAGCGTCAAGAAGATCTGCGACAAGTGCAGGGTGATCCGCCGTCACGGCCGGGTCATGGTCATCTGCGAGAACCCGCGCCACAAGCAGCGCCAGGGCTGA
- the map gene encoding type I methionyl aminopeptidase, whose product MVQIKSPEQIAKMREAGLVVAAIHAATREAAVPGATTRDLDQVARKVLAEHDAKPNFLGYGGFPATICTSVNDVVVHGIPSDEVVLKDGDLISIDCGAIVDGWHGDAAYTAFVGSGHAPELVELSRVTEESMWAGIAAMKPGNRLVDISRAVETYIRRQPKPGGGRYGIIEDYGGHGIGTEMHMDPHLLNYVDRKRGKGPKLVPGLCLAIEPMVSLGTPKTEVLQDDWTVITTDGTWSSHWEHSVALTEEGPLVLTAPDGGRAKLAELGITAAPDPLG is encoded by the coding sequence ATGGTGCAGATCAAGAGCCCCGAGCAGATCGCGAAGATGCGCGAGGCGGGGCTGGTCGTCGCGGCCATTCACGCGGCCACGCGTGAGGCGGCCGTGCCCGGCGCGACGACCAGGGATCTGGACCAGGTCGCCCGCAAGGTGCTCGCCGAGCACGACGCCAAGCCGAACTTCCTCGGCTACGGCGGCTTCCCGGCCACGATCTGCACCTCCGTGAACGACGTGGTCGTGCACGGCATCCCGTCCGACGAGGTCGTCCTCAAGGACGGCGACCTCATCTCCATCGACTGCGGCGCCATCGTCGACGGCTGGCACGGCGACGCCGCGTACACCGCGTTCGTCGGCTCCGGCCACGCTCCCGAGCTGGTCGAGCTGTCCCGGGTGACGGAGGAGTCGATGTGGGCCGGCATCGCGGCCATGAAGCCGGGCAACCGGCTCGTCGACATCTCGCGCGCCGTCGAGACGTACATCCGCCGCCAGCCGAAGCCCGGCGGCGGCCGCTACGGGATCATCGAGGACTACGGCGGCCACGGCATCGGCACCGAGATGCACATGGACCCGCACCTGCTGAACTACGTCGACCGCAAGCGCGGCAAGGGCCCCAAGCTGGTCCCCGGCCTGTGCCTGGCCATCGAGCCGATGGTCTCCCTCGGCACCCCGAAGACCGAGGTTCTCCAGGACGACTGGACGGTCATCACGACGGACGGCACCTGGTCCTCGCACTGGGAGCACTCGGTGGCCCTGACGGAGGAGGGCCCGCTGGTGCTGACGGCTCCGGACGGGGGCCGGGCGAAGCTCGCAGAGCTGGGAATCACGGCGGCCCCGGATCCGCTGGGCTGA
- the rpsM gene encoding 30S ribosomal protein S13: MARVSGVDIPREKRVEIALTYVFGIGRTLSQQTLAATGVDPNTRVRDLSEEQLVAIREYVDNNIKTEGDLRREIQADIRRKVEIGTYQGLRHRRGLPVRGQRTSTNARTRKGPRRAIAGKKKPGKK, from the coding sequence ATGGCACGCGTTTCCGGTGTTGACATCCCGCGCGAAAAGCGCGTGGAGATCGCCCTCACCTACGTGTTCGGCATCGGCCGGACCCTTTCGCAGCAGACGCTGGCAGCCACCGGCGTCGACCCGAACACCCGCGTTCGCGACCTCTCCGAGGAGCAGCTCGTCGCGATCCGCGAGTACGTCGACAACAACATCAAGACCGAGGGTGACCTCCGTCGCGAGATCCAGGCCGACATCCGCCGCAAGGTCGAGATCGGCACGTACCAGGGTCTGCGGCACCGCCGCGGTCTGCCGGTCCGCGGTCAGCGCACCAGCACCAACGCCCGTACCCGCAAGGGCCCGCGTCGCGCCATCGCCGGCAAGAAGAAGCCGGGCAAGAAGTAG
- the glmM gene encoding phosphoglucosamine mutase, with translation MGRLFGTDGVRGVANADLTAELALGLSVAAAHVLAEVGTFEGHRPKAVVGRDPRASGEFLEAAVVAGLASAGVDVLRVGVLPTPAVAYLTGALGADLGVMLSASHNAMPDNGIKFFARGGHKLADELEDRIESVYAEHRTGAPWQRPTGAGVGRVTDYDEGFDRYVDHLTGVLPNRLDGLTVVLDEAHGAASRVSPEAFTRAGATVVTIGAEPDGLNINDGYGSTHLDKLRAAVVEHGAHLGIAHDGDADRCLAVDHEGTEVDGDQILAVLALAMREQGTLRADAVVATVMSNLGFTLAMEREGLRLVQTAVGDRYVLEEMKDKGYALGGEQSGHVIVLDHATTGDGTLTGLLLAARVAGTGRTLKDLASVMERLPQVLVNVPDVDKSRVTTSAELAAAVTDAERELGTTGRVLLRPSGTEPLVRVMVEAADIEQARSVAGRLADAVKSALG, from the coding sequence GTGGGACGACTCTTCGGCACGGACGGCGTGCGCGGTGTCGCCAACGCGGATCTGACGGCGGAGCTGGCGCTCGGCCTCTCCGTCGCGGCGGCACACGTACTGGCCGAGGTGGGCACGTTCGAGGGCCACCGGCCGAAGGCCGTCGTCGGGCGCGATCCGCGCGCCTCGGGGGAGTTCCTGGAGGCCGCCGTCGTCGCGGGCCTCGCCAGCGCGGGCGTGGACGTGCTCCGCGTGGGCGTGCTGCCGACGCCGGCCGTGGCGTACCTGACCGGCGCGCTCGGCGCCGACCTCGGCGTGATGCTCTCCGCCAGCCACAACGCCATGCCCGACAACGGCATCAAGTTCTTCGCCCGCGGCGGGCACAAGCTCGCCGACGAGCTGGAGGACCGCATCGAGTCCGTGTACGCCGAGCACCGCACCGGCGCCCCCTGGCAGCGGCCCACCGGCGCCGGCGTCGGCCGGGTCACCGACTACGACGAGGGCTTCGACCGCTACGTCGACCACCTCACCGGTGTCCTCCCCAACCGTCTCGACGGTCTGACCGTCGTCCTCGACGAGGCCCACGGCGCCGCCTCCCGCGTCTCCCCGGAGGCGTTCACCCGGGCCGGGGCCACCGTCGTCACCATCGGCGCCGAGCCCGACGGCCTCAACATCAACGACGGCTACGGCTCGACCCACCTGGACAAGCTTCGCGCCGCCGTCGTCGAGCACGGCGCCCACCTCGGCATCGCGCACGACGGCGACGCCGACCGCTGCCTGGCCGTGGACCACGAGGGCACCGAGGTCGACGGCGACCAGATCCTCGCCGTGCTGGCGCTCGCCATGCGCGAGCAGGGCACACTGCGCGCGGACGCGGTCGTCGCCACCGTGATGTCCAACCTCGGCTTCACGCTCGCCATGGAGCGCGAGGGGCTGCGGCTGGTACAGACCGCCGTCGGCGACCGGTACGTGTTGGAGGAGATGAAGGACAAGGGGTACGCGCTCGGCGGCGAGCAGTCCGGTCACGTCATCGTCCTCGACCACGCGACGACCGGCGACGGCACGCTCACCGGGCTGCTGCTCGCCGCCCGGGTCGCCGGCACGGGCCGTACGCTCAAGGACCTCGCCTCCGTCATGGAGCGGCTGCCGCAGGTCCTGGTGAACGTGCCGGACGTCGACAAGTCCCGGGTGACGACGTCCGCGGAGCTGGCGGCGGCGGTGACGGACGCGGAGCGGGAGCTCGGTACGACGGGGCGGGTCCTTCTGCGTCCCTCCGGGACGGAGCCGCTCGTGCGGGTGATGGTGGAGGCGGCGGACATCGAGCAGGCGCGGTCGGTGGCGGGGCGGCTCGCCGACGCGGTCAAGTCCGCGCTCGGGTGA
- the rplQ gene encoding 50S ribosomal protein L17, protein MPKPTKGARLGGSAAHEKLLLANLAKALFEHGRITTTEAKARRLRPYAERLVTKAKKGDLHNRRQVLQVITDKSIVHTLFTEIGPRYENRPGGYTRITKIGNRRGDNAPMAVIELVEALTVAQQATGEAEAATKRAAKDADASEAKADLTKDEATEAPAEEAKDA, encoded by the coding sequence ATGCCGAAGCCCACCAAGGGTGCCCGTCTGGGCGGCAGTGCCGCGCACGAGAAGCTGCTCCTCGCGAACCTCGCGAAGGCGCTCTTCGAGCACGGCCGCATCACCACCACCGAGGCCAAGGCGCGCCGGCTGCGGCCGTACGCCGAGCGTCTGGTGACCAAGGCGAAGAAGGGCGACCTTCACAACCGCCGCCAGGTGCTGCAGGTCATCACGGACAAGAGCATCGTCCACACGCTCTTCACCGAGATCGGCCCGCGCTACGAGAACCGTCCCGGTGGCTACACCCGCATCACCAAGATCGGTAACCGCCGTGGCGACAACGCGCCCATGGCCGTCATCGAGCTGGTCGAGGCGCTGACGGTCGCGCAGCAGGCGACGGGCGAGGCGGAGGCCGCGACGAAGCGTGCCGCGAAGGATGCGGACGCTTCCGAGGCCAAGGCCGACCTCACGAAGGACGAGGCGACCGAGGCCCCGGCCGAGGAGGCCAAGGACGCGTAA
- a CDS encoding DNA-directed RNA polymerase subunit alpha, whose product MLIAQRPSLTEEVVDEFRSRFVIEPLEPGFGYTLGNSLRRTLLSSIPGAAVTSIRIDGVLHEFTTVPGVKEDVTDLILNIKQLVVSSEHDEPVVMYLRKQGPGLVTAADIAPPAGVEVHNPDLVLATLNGKGKLEMELTVERGRGYVSAVQNKQVGQEIGRIPVDSIYSPVLKVTYKVEATRVEQRTDFDKLIVDVETKQAMRPRDAMASAGKTLVELFGLARELNIDAEGIDMGPSPTDAALAADLALPIEELELTVRSYNCLKREGIHSVGELVARSEADLLDIRNFGAKSIDEVKAKLAGMGLALKDSPPGFDPTAAADAFGADDDADAGFVETEQY is encoded by the coding sequence ATGCTGATCGCTCAGCGTCCCTCGTTGACCGAAGAGGTCGTCGACGAGTTCCGCTCCCGGTTCGTGATCGAGCCGCTGGAGCCGGGCTTCGGCTACACCCTCGGCAACTCCCTCCGCCGCACGCTCCTCTCGTCGATCCCCGGTGCCGCCGTCACCAGCATCCGGATCGACGGCGTCCTGCACGAGTTCACCACCGTGCCGGGCGTCAAGGAGGACGTCACCGACCTGATCCTCAACATCAAGCAGCTGGTCGTCTCCTCGGAGCACGACGAGCCGGTCGTGATGTACCTGCGCAAGCAGGGCCCGGGTCTGGTCACCGCCGCCGACATCGCGCCCCCGGCCGGTGTCGAGGTGCACAACCCCGACCTCGTCCTCGCCACGCTCAACGGCAAGGGCAAGCTGGAGATGGAGCTGACGGTCGAGCGCGGCCGCGGTTACGTCTCCGCCGTGCAGAACAAGCAGGTCGGCCAGGAGATCGGCCGGATCCCGGTCGACTCGATCTACTCGCCGGTCCTCAAGGTCACGTACAAGGTCGAGGCCACGCGTGTCGAGCAGCGCACCGACTTCGACAAGCTGATCGTCGACGTCGAGACCAAGCAGGCCATGCGGCCGCGTGACGCCATGGCGTCGGCGGGCAAGACCCTGGTCGAGCTGTTCGGTCTCGCCCGCGAGCTGAACATCGACGCCGAGGGCATCGACATGGGTCCGTCCCCGACGGACGCGGCGCTGGCGGCCGACCTCGCGCTCCCGATCGAGGAGCTCGAGCTCACCGTCCGCTCGTACAACTGCCTCAAGCGCGAGGGCATCCACTCCGTGGGTGAGCTCGTGGCGCGGTCCGAGGCGGACCTGCTGGACATCCGCAACTTCGGTGCGAAGTCCATCGACGAGGTCAAGGCGAAGCTGGCCGGCATGGGCCTGGCCCTCAAGGACAGCCCGCCCGGATTCGACCCCACGGCCGCGGCCGACGCCTTCGGCGCCGACGACGACGCGGACGCGGGTTTCGTGGAGACCGAGCAGTACTGA
- the rplM gene encoding 50S ribosomal protein L13 — protein sequence MRTYSPKPGDVTRQWHVIDAQDVVLGRLASTAASLLRGKHKPIYAPHVDTGDFVIIINADKVHLSGNKRTQKMAYRHSGYPGGLRSVRYDDLLDKNPEKAIEKAVKGMLPKNTLGRQMLSKLKVYKGDQHPHGAQQPQPFEITQVAQ from the coding sequence GTGCGTACGTACAGCCCCAAGCCCGGCGATGTGACGCGTCAGTGGCACGTCATCGACGCCCAGGACGTCGTCCTGGGCCGTCTGGCCTCCACCGCCGCCTCCCTCCTGCGCGGCAAGCACAAGCCGATCTACGCGCCCCACGTCGACACCGGTGACTTCGTCATCATCATCAACGCCGACAAGGTGCACCTGTCCGGTAACAAGCGGACCCAGAAGATGGCGTACCGCCACTCCGGCTACCCGGGTGGTCTGCGCTCCGTCCGCTACGACGACCTGCTGGACAAGAACCCCGAGAAGGCCATCGAGAAGGCCGTCAAGGGCATGCTCCCCAAGAACACTCTGGGCCGTCAGATGCTCTCGAAGCTGAAGGTCTACAAGGGTGACCAGCACCCGCACGGCGCGCAGCAGCCGCAGCCGTTCGAGATCACCCAGGTCGCGCAGTAA